Sequence from the Streptomyces mobaraensis NBRC 13819 = DSM 40847 genome:
AGCTTCACCGGCAGGGCCGCCCGGCCCGCGGGGAAGGCGGTGGCGACGGACGCGACCTTCACGTCCGAGCCGCGCACAGCCTCGGCCGCGGTGGCCACCATGTCGGGGTAGACGCAGACGGCGGCGGTCCGCGGGGTGCCGCGGTCCGTCGGGTCCGGGTTGAGGGCCTTGGCGCACAGCGCCCGGACCTTGCCCGGGGTGTCCGCGCCCTCCAGGGTCGTCAGGTCGATCATCGAGATCGCCAGGTCGATGGCGTACGCCTTCGCCGTCGTCTTGATCGAGCGGGTGCCGAGCGCGGCGGCGCGGCCCTCCAGCCCGACCGGGTCGACGCCCGGGAGGCCGTGCAGGAAGCGGCGCAGCGCACCGTCGGAGGCGGTCACGTCCGCCATAGACGCCAGTCGCTCCGCGGCTTCTTTGCCGTGGGAAGGAACAGTGGGCATGGTCACCCGATGAGCATATCTACGCGCGTAGCGCGTGTCACCCCCTGCACGGTGTGGAAGCGCTCAGTCCGCCTGTTGTCGACGGCCGGTGACATAGGAAAGACGGTGCGATGACACACGCTCCGTAGATTCATTCCCAGCAGCACCGCCCGACTCACCGGCCCCACACCTTGAGGAAAGCGGCATGCGGATCGTCTACCCGCCGTCCAGCGCTCGTCACCAGGAGCCACGCATGTCCCGTCGCCGTCACACCCTGCGCATCGCCCTCGCCTCCGCCGCCGTCGCGGGGGCCGTGCTCGCCCCGGTCTCCACCGCGTTCGCCGCGCCCCACACCCCTGCCGCGGCGGCGAAGTCCTCGCCGGTGCGGACCGTCAAGCTGCTCGACGGCAGCGTCGCCAAGGTCTACAAGGACGCCAAGGGCCGCGAGTACCGCGCCGAGCTCCTCAGTTCGAAGGGCGCCAAGCTCGGGGTGCTGGACGCCGAGCGGCCGTATGTCCTCCGCGGCGACATCCTCATCGAGATCGACGTCATGACCGGCAAGGTCGGCTCGCTGCGCGCCAAGGACATCGGTCTCGGCACGGACCGCGGCCACCACAACGCCCGCGGCGGCACGCAGGTCGGAATCACCGCCCTGCCCGGCGGCAAGGACAACCGCGCCGTCGTCTACCAGCACTCGCGCTACGAGCACACGGCGTTCGTCGTCTGGAACGGCAACCTCGCGGCGGTCCTGGACGCCAAGCACCCGCAGAAGCCCGTCGGCAAGGGCGGCGACTACCTGGTCAAGCTGAATGCCCGCAACGGAAAGGTGACGGCGGTCAAGGACAAGGGCCACCGTGGCCCGTCCCTCCCGTCCGGCAAGTGCGTCGCGCAGAAGGAGCAGAGCATCGGCGCGGGCGCGATGGCGTCCCTGTACAACACCCCGCGCGGCCCGGAGGCGTGGCTGCACACGGCGGACGACAACGGCCGTCCCGCGTACTTCGCCCACCTGGACCGCAAGCACCCCTCCCTCCCCAAGGACGCGGGCATCATCGCGAAGATCACCAACCTCGGCAGCGCCCAGCCGAAGTTCGTGTTCCAGACGCAGGGCGGTCCCGGCAGCCACCCGGCCACCGCGCTGTTCCCGAAGCTGCCCAAGGGCTGCGTCGTGGTGAACCACGTCAAGTAACACCCGGAATCACCCTGTGCACCGGGGCGGGCCGTCGTCACCAGCGGCCCGCCCCGGTGTCGTCGTTTCCCTCCTCATGTGTGCGTTCCCGCTGGTACGGGCGGTACGGCGTTGCCGTACTGCAACGTCCGGGAGGCTCGTGGTCCGGCAGAATCGGGCCATGACGAGTTCACCGGAAGCGCCGGAGTTCGCCGAGCGCCGCTACCGCTCCGCCGCAGGCATCGCGAGCGGCGTCCTGCTGCTCGCGCTGGCCGCCTGGCTGGGCGGCGACGCGATCGTGCGGGGCACCGGCCGGACGCCGTGGCTGGCGCTGGCGGGGCTGTTGTTCCTGGTGCCGCTGGTCATCGCGTTCACCGTGCGCCCCGCGGTCTGGGCCTCCGAGGACCGCCTCCTGGTCCGCAACCCCTTCCGGACGATCAGCCTGCCGTGGTCCCGCGTCGCCACCGTCCGCGCCGGATACTCCAGCGAGGTGCTGACCGAGACCGCGAAGTACCAGCTCTGGGCCATCCCCGTCTCCCTCCGCCAGCGCAAGCGGGCCGCCGGCCGCCAGCAGCGCGCGGCGGCGGAGGGCATCAGCGACCGGGCCACCCTCCGCCCGTCCGACACCCCTGACCGCTCCCCCTCCGACCAGGCCATCGAGGACCTCCGCGAACTCGCCGAGCGCTGCGCCCGCCGGGAGGGCGCGCAGGGGGAGACGGCGGTCCGGTGGGCGTACGAGCTGATCGTGCCGTCGCTGGTGGGGCTGGTGTTGTGCGTGGTGCTGTACGCGGTGATCTGACCGACGTACGGAGACCGGGTGGTGGGCGGGGCGGACGGCGCGTTCACCGCGGCCGCGGGGCCGTGCGCCCTTCCGCCTCCCGCTGCCGGGACACGCCCGTGGACCCCGTGCCGTCGCCGTCCGATGCCACCCGGGACCGTCGGTCGACGAGGGCCTGGAAGGCGCCCGGGTCGCCGATGACTTCCTCGGCGCGGTCCCGCCGCCGATGCAGGGCGAAGTACCTGGCCCCGATGGCGTCGGGGTCCGTCTCGCCGCCCGGGACGATGCCGGAGGCGATCGTCACCGTGGCGACGTGGACCCCCTCCGGCCGGAGTTCGGTGCGCAGGGCATGCGCCCAGTTCCGGAGGCCGGCCATGGCCATGCCGACGTTGGCGAGGAAGGGCGCCGGGACCGTCGAGGAGACGCCGGTGGTCAGGAGCAGCGTGCCGCTGCCCCGGGCCCGCATCGTCGGCAGCACGTGCCGCACGGCGCTCACGGCCCCCAGCACATGCAGCTCGAACTGCGCCGTCACCGACTCGACCGTGGTCTGCGCGGCGTGGGTGATCGGCCCGGTCGGGCTGGGGCTGAACTCCAGGACGTCGACCGGCCCCAGAGCACCCTCCGCCGAGGCGAGGGCCGCGGTGAGGGATCCGCGGTCGCGGATGTCGGCGGAGAAGGCGGCGGCGGTGATGCCCTCCCCGGCCAGTTCGTCGACCAGGACGTCGAGCTTCGCCCGGGTGCGCGCGATCAGCCCGACCCGGAAGCCGCGACGGCCGAACGCGCGGGCCACTCCCATCCCCAGCCCGGGCCCGGCACCGACGACCACCAGCGTCTTCTCCATGAAGTCCCCTCCTCGCGGCAATACTTACTCTTTGTTCGCAGCCTCATGCTTCGTCACTACGGTGAGGGGGACAAGACGGCACATCGCTGTCGGCGACGCACACGGAGGTAACCGTTGTCCCGTATCCCGAACGTGTCGGCGGCCGAGACCGGCGAGTCCGAGGAGGACGTGTGCCGGCAGATCCTGCGGATCCTCGGCGTGATCGGCGACAAGTGGAGCATCCTGGTCGTCGGGACACTCCGCGACCGTACGCTCCGCTTCGGCGAACTCCACCGCGCCGTCACCGGCATCTCGCAGCGGATGCTCACGCTGACGCTGCGGCAGCTCGAACGCGACGGCCTGCTGACCCGAACGGTCCACGCCAGCGTGCCTCCCCGCGTGGAGTACACGCTGACCGAGCTCGGCTCGACACTGTTGACCGCCGCCACGGCCCTGGGCGACTGGGCCGCCGCCCACCGAAACGAGATCGAGAACAACCGGCGGCACTACGACGAGGCGCACCCGCCACGGGCGCGGCGCTGATGCGTCTGCGGGCCCCGGCCCGGCTTGGCGCCCGGTTCACCCTTACTCCACCGTGACGGCCTCCCCCCGGCAGTCGCGGCAGAGCGCGCCGGGGTGGGCGGCGCGGATGGCGCGGTCGCAGCCGTCGCAGTTGCGGAGGGGGAGGGGTTTCGGCGTGGCCGCCGGTGCGGTTCCGGGCGGTTGGAGCGGCCCGTCGGGCAGCGCGGGCGGCAGCCCCCGGACGAGCCGGTGCCGCAGCAGCCGTACGGGCCGGGCGATCCGGCCGACGGGCAGGTCGGTGGTCAGCGCCCGGACGACGTGGACGGGCCCGACGTCCCGGTCCAGCCAGGCCCGCACGGCGGGGGCGAGCTCACGGACGTCGTCGGCGGAGAGCAGCAGGCGGGGGTCGTACCGGCGGAGGGCGGCGAGGACGTCGGCGGCGGCTTGGTCGGGGGGCGTGGGCCGGGGCCTGCCGCCGGGGTGGGTGCCGGGCTGCTCGCCCGGGCGATCGGCGTACGGCTCACGGGTGTTCGGCCCGGCGGCCTGCTGCGGGGCGTGGTCGGCGGTGGAGGTGGGCGCGGGTGCTCGGGCGGGGGAGGGGGCTGCCGGCGGAACTACTGGCGGGACTTTTGACGCAACCCTCGACGAATCCGTTGG
This genomic interval carries:
- a CDS encoding PH domain-containing protein, with product MTSSPEAPEFAERRYRSAAGIASGVLLLALAAWLGGDAIVRGTGRTPWLALAGLLFLVPLVIAFTVRPAVWASEDRLLVRNPFRTISLPWSRVATVRAGYSSEVLTETAKYQLWAIPVSLRQRKRAAGRQQRAAAEGISDRATLRPSDTPDRSPSDQAIEDLRELAERCARREGAQGETAVRWAYELIVPSLVGLVLCVVLYAVI
- a CDS encoding SDR family NAD(P)-dependent oxidoreductase yields the protein MEKTLVVVGAGPGLGMGVARAFGRRGFRVGLIARTRAKLDVLVDELAGEGITAAAFSADIRDRGSLTAALASAEGALGPVDVLEFSPSPTGPITHAAQTTVESVTAQFELHVLGAVSAVRHVLPTMRARGSGTLLLTTGVSSTVPAPFLANVGMAMAGLRNWAHALRTELRPEGVHVATVTIASGIVPGGETDPDAIGARYFALHRRRDRAEEVIGDPGAFQALVDRRSRVASDGDGTGSTGVSRQREAEGRTAPRPR
- a CDS encoding winged helix-turn-helix transcriptional regulator is translated as MSRIPNVSAAETGESEEDVCRQILRILGVIGDKWSILVVGTLRDRTLRFGELHRAVTGISQRMLTLTLRQLERDGLLTRTVHASVPPRVEYTLTELGSTLLTAATALGDWAAAHRNEIENNRRHYDEAHPPRARR